Sequence from the Streptomyces sp. R33 genome:
CACAGCAACGAGCAGATCCTGCGGGTCTCGGGCGTCACTCGTTCCTGCCCGGCCGCGGCCTGTGGAACCGTGACGTCCGCACCGGCTACCGGCCCACCGGGCCGTGTGCCGGCGAGCACCAGGGCGCCGAGCGCCCGGGCGTGCGGTGCGCGAACTTCCTGGCCGCCAGCCCCAAGGCGCAGGCCGAGTGGCGCCAGGAGGCGGCCTTCCACCGCTTCGAGGCGGCCCACGCCCGGGACACCCGCCCCGGCTCCCCCTGACCCCGGTGGCCGAGTCCCCGGCCCCAAGCGGTGGAGGACCGGCCAATCGGACCAGCGGCGCCGTGCTCACGGCCGTACTGGTTACGAGAGGATCCGGACGGAGGCGGCGCTGGGGAACCTGGCCGGTCGCGACCCTGCCGCCTTGGCCCACGCACAGGACGTCCAAGGCCATGTCGCCTACTTGCTCTGCAGCTTCCCCAGGGGGTCGGGGGCGTTCTCCAGGGCGGCGGCCGCCGCCTTCCAGCCGGTGTCCTCGCCGTGGAGGACACTGCGGAGGAACGCCGTGGTGAGCTGCTGGACCAGGGCGACGCGGGCGGGACTCTCGTCCGTCGTCTCGGCGACCTCGTACCCGGGGATGCCGCCGAGCGAGTGCTCTGCCCCGAAGACCGTGAGCAGGCTCTTGTCGCCCGGGCTGTAGGTGTAGGGGTCGGTGAACCAGTCCGGTCCGCGCGTCGACAGCATGGACTGGTCCTTGTCCCCGGCGACGATGAGGGCCGGCGGGGTCATGGTGTCGAACGACGGCCTCATGAAGGGGAGGTTCTCCACGGCGAAGGGGGTCAGGTCGTCGCCCAGGCCGGTCAGGGCGAGCAGCACACCCGTCTTGACCCGGGGGTCGGACATGTCCTCGCCCGGAACTCCGTCGGAGTCGAGGACGCGCGCTCCCAGCAGCGCGCTCGCCGTCTGGGCTCCCCAGGAGTGGCCGGCGACGGCGATGCGGCTGCGGTCGATCCGCCCGCCGAGGCCCGGCACGGAGGCTTCCAGTACGTCGAGCTCGTCCAGTACGCGGGTGAGGTCCTCGATCCGGATGCGCCAGATCCGCGGCGTACGAGGGTCCTCGTGCGGGATGCCGAGCGTCCGGGAGTCGAGGTGGGTGGGCTGGATGACCACGAAGCCGTGGGCGGCCCAGAAGTCCGCGAGCGGCGCGTAGCCGTTCAGCGACCAGCCGAAGCCGTGCGAGAAGACGATGACGGGCAGATCGCCGCCGGACGCCGGGGCGGACACGCGGACTTGGAGGTCCTCGCCGCGGTCCGGGGCGGGCAGGACGATCGGCTTTGCCGAGACCACCGTGGGCAGCGCGTGCGCCGGCTTCTGCGCGTACGTGGTGTTCGCGTCGGACATGGAGGTGCCTTCCGTTGAGGTTCTTCGCACTGGTGGTTCGGCGGCCCGGCGGGGCGCGATGGCAGGGGACGGCGTGGGCGTAGGCCCTCCGGTCTGCCATCCCGACCGAACCGGAACCTTGCTCCGTTAACGATATGGAGCGCTGTTCCGCTTTGCAAGGTCCGGGCATGGAAGGAATGCCGCGGCGGATGACGGCCGACGGGTGCGGGGACGCGGTCGGACCGGGGCGA
This genomic interval carries:
- a CDS encoding alpha/beta hydrolase family protein, yielding MSDANTTYAQKPAHALPTVVSAKPIVLPAPDRGEDLQVRVSAPASGGDLPVIVFSHGFGWSLNGYAPLADFWAAHGFVVIQPTHLDSRTLGIPHEDPRTPRIWRIRIEDLTRVLDELDVLEASVPGLGGRIDRSRIAVAGHSWGAQTASALLGARVLDSDGVPGEDMSDPRVKTGVLLALTGLGDDLTPFAVENLPFMRPSFDTMTPPALIVAGDKDQSMLSTRGPDWFTDPYTYSPGDKSLLTVFGAEHSLGGIPGYEVAETTDESPARVALVQQLTTAFLRSVLHGEDTGWKAAAAALENAPDPLGKLQSK